From one Lolium rigidum isolate FL_2022 chromosome 4, APGP_CSIRO_Lrig_0.1, whole genome shotgun sequence genomic stretch:
- the LOC124706885 gene encoding DEAD-box ATP-dependent RNA helicase 15-like isoform X1, with protein MMGEAKEAEVYEEELLDYEEDDDKAVDGAAAAKADVAKKGYVGIHSSGFRDFLLKPELLRAIQDCGFEHPSEVQHECIPQAILGMDVICQAKSGMGKTAVFVLSSLQQIDPVAGHVAALVLCHTRELAYQICNEFERFSKYLSELKVAVFYGGVHIKKHKDLLKNDCPHIVVGTPGRILALARDKDLSLKNVRHFILDECDKMLESLDMRRDVQEIFKMTPHDKQVMMFSATLSKEIRPICKKFMQDPMEIYVDDEAKLTLHGLVQHYIKLTEAEKNRKLNDLLDALDFNQVVIFVKSVSRAAELNKLLCECNFPAISIHSGMTQEERLTRYKNFKEGHKRILVATDLVGRGIDIERVNIVINYDMPDSADTYLHRVGRAGRFGTKGLAITFVSSASDSDVLNQVQERFEVDIKELPEQIDTSTYMPS; from the exons AT GATGGGAGAGGCCAAGGAGGCCGAGGTGTACGAGGAGGAGCTCCTGGactacgaggaggacgacgacaaggcggtcgacggcgccgccgccgccaaggctGACGTCGCCAAGAAGGGCTACGTCGGGATCCACAGCTCCGGATTCAGGGACTTCCTGCTCAAGCCCGAGCTGCTCAGGGCCATCCAGGACTGCGGATTTGAGCACCCGTCCGAAG TGCAACATGAGTGCATCCCTCAAGCAATCCTCGGGATGGATGTCATCTGCCAAGCAAAGTCAGGGATGGGGAAGACTGCTGTTTTTGTCCTGTCATCTCTTCAGCAAATTGACCCTGTTGCTGGTCATGTGGCAGCACTTGTATTGTGCCACACACGAGAGTTGGCTTACCAG ATATGCAACGAGTTTGAGAGGTTCAGCAAATATCTGTCTGAATTAAAGGTTGCTGTATTCTATGGAGGTGTTCACATCAAGAAGCACAAGGATTTATTGAAGAATGACTGCCCTCATATTGTGGTGGGCACTCCTGGAAGGATTCTTGCTCTAGCTAGAGACAAGGACCTTTCTTTGAAGAATGTGAGGCATTTCATTCTTGATGAGTGTGACAAGATGCTCGAGTCACTTG ACATGAGGAGGGATGTCCAGGAGATCTTCAAGATGACACCTCATGATAAGCAGGTCATGATGTTTTCGGCAACACTCAGCAAGGAGATCCGTCCGATTTGCAAGAAATTTATGCAAGAT CCTATGGAAATTTATGTTGACGATGAGGCCAAGTTGACCCTTCATGGTCTTGTACAG CACTATATAAAATTGACCGAGGCAGAGAAGAACCGTAAATTAAACGATCTCTTGGATGCCCTTGATTTCAACCAagttgtgatatttgtgaagagcgTTAGCAGGGCAGCAGAGTTGAACAAGCTGCTTTGCGAATGCAACTTCCCTGCAATCAGCATCCATTCTGGCATGACGCAGGAAGAAAG GTTGACTCGATACAAGAACTTCAAGGAAGGACACAAGAGGATCCTCGTGGCCACAGATCTAGTGGGCAGAGGAATTGATATTGAGCGTGTCAACATCGTGATAAACTACGACATGCCTGATTCAGCTGATACATACCTGCACAGG GTTGGAAGGGCTGGCCGTTTTGGCACCAAGGGGCTTGCTATAACTTTTGTTTCCTCGGCCTCGGACTCGGATGTTCTTAACCAA GTGCAAGAGAGGTTCGAGGTTGACATCAAGGAGCTGCCTGAGCAGATTGACACATCAACTTACA TGCCGTCATAA
- the LOC124706885 gene encoding DEAD-box ATP-dependent RNA helicase 15-like isoform X2 produces MVKLSINTDSEGSILTHWGAAPILFGSTSVQHECIPQAILGMDVICQAKSGMGKTAVFVLSSLQQIDPVAGHVAALVLCHTRELAYQICNEFERFSKYLSELKVAVFYGGVHIKKHKDLLKNDCPHIVVGTPGRILALARDKDLSLKNVRHFILDECDKMLESLDMRRDVQEIFKMTPHDKQVMMFSATLSKEIRPICKKFMQDPMEIYVDDEAKLTLHGLVQHYIKLTEAEKNRKLNDLLDALDFNQVVIFVKSVSRAAELNKLLCECNFPAISIHSGMTQEERLTRYKNFKEGHKRILVATDLVGRGIDIERVNIVINYDMPDSADTYLHRVGRAGRFGTKGLAITFVSSASDSDVLNQVQERFEVDIKELPEQIDTSTYMPS; encoded by the exons ATGGTAAAACTTTCCATTAACACGGACTCCGAAGGTTCAATTTTAACTCACTGGGGTGCTGCTCCGATTTTATTTGGTTCCACATCAGTGCAACATGAGTGCATCCCTCAAGCAATCCTCGGGATGGATGTCATCTGCCAAGCAAAGTCAGGGATGGGGAAGACTGCTGTTTTTGTCCTGTCATCTCTTCAGCAAATTGACCCTGTTGCTGGTCATGTGGCAGCACTTGTATTGTGCCACACACGAGAGTTGGCTTACCAG ATATGCAACGAGTTTGAGAGGTTCAGCAAATATCTGTCTGAATTAAAGGTTGCTGTATTCTATGGAGGTGTTCACATCAAGAAGCACAAGGATTTATTGAAGAATGACTGCCCTCATATTGTGGTGGGCACTCCTGGAAGGATTCTTGCTCTAGCTAGAGACAAGGACCTTTCTTTGAAGAATGTGAGGCATTTCATTCTTGATGAGTGTGACAAGATGCTCGAGTCACTTG ACATGAGGAGGGATGTCCAGGAGATCTTCAAGATGACACCTCATGATAAGCAGGTCATGATGTTTTCGGCAACACTCAGCAAGGAGATCCGTCCGATTTGCAAGAAATTTATGCAAGAT CCTATGGAAATTTATGTTGACGATGAGGCCAAGTTGACCCTTCATGGTCTTGTACAG CACTATATAAAATTGACCGAGGCAGAGAAGAACCGTAAATTAAACGATCTCTTGGATGCCCTTGATTTCAACCAagttgtgatatttgtgaagagcgTTAGCAGGGCAGCAGAGTTGAACAAGCTGCTTTGCGAATGCAACTTCCCTGCAATCAGCATCCATTCTGGCATGACGCAGGAAGAAAG GTTGACTCGATACAAGAACTTCAAGGAAGGACACAAGAGGATCCTCGTGGCCACAGATCTAGTGGGCAGAGGAATTGATATTGAGCGTGTCAACATCGTGATAAACTACGACATGCCTGATTCAGCTGATACATACCTGCACAGG GTTGGAAGGGCTGGCCGTTTTGGCACCAAGGGGCTTGCTATAACTTTTGTTTCCTCGGCCTCGGACTCGGATGTTCTTAACCAA GTGCAAGAGAGGTTCGAGGTTGACATCAAGGAGCTGCCTGAGCAGATTGACACATCAACTTACA TGCCGTCATAA
- the LOC124706886 gene encoding ELF3-like protein 2 — protein sequence MRRGGKDGEGDKVMGPLFPRLHVNDTTLKGGGPRAPPRNKMALYEQFSVPSSQRFAPPAPAPAHRPAANASASATASYAPSSASAGQIAGSDRPLFPSFCVPSNEPVRSSNSNVRDGGATRVESGRPSTQLKSKDTHAAGSTAECSSQRRENNTRNSTGKKLTNDDDFTVPSVFSSGVPPHSAREEVRIQQKSTPFPMYKSGPTMSRSSAKQSSADKRYLEGVDASDMRSRDSPSIRDKAPAKSTANLLEVGARSSSFKYFSTDKTGKTDDKVSSYGDKLTRMNVSDKQHPRTEGRQGRTENAAESQNVPKAGNGASNMSEKGLRETGEKRKRSTGHHDVQRDDFSDDSSVEYLPGLEISPDDVVGAIGPKHFWKARRAIVNQQRVFAVQVFELHRLIKVQKLIAASPHLLIEGDPCLGSALVTSKKKLAAANVQKQLPSAKSKDDDDAQLTLQQAEHADYSRDNTEGGNQAASLSQDDDDDVVEEVQNNNSQATASNGGDPPAATMPAPPDNKWCAPPPPPNQWLVPVMSPSEGLVYKPYAGPCPPAGSFLAPFYASSIPSMPGDFMASPYGMPMPHHHQPQHMGGPPPMPPMYFPPFSMPVMNNPAVSASAVEQVTRIAPARPTAEHVSRTSCNMRNEAVSGGGIWRFHPSARDSELQGSSAASSPFDRQQQQQQQGEARAAPPPPPLPTSSAGPQPSSGSKENPAARVIRVVPHTARTASESAARIFRSIQMERQQNDP from the exons ATGAGGAGGGGCGGCAAGGACGGCGAGGGGGACAAGGTCATGGGCCCGCTCTTCCCCAGGCTCCACGTCAACGACACCACCCTCAAGGGCGGCGGGCCCCGGGCGCCGCCCCGGAACAAGATGGCCCTCTACGAGCAGTTCAGCGTCCCCTCCTCCCAGCGATTCGctccgcccgcgcccgcgcccgcgcaccGCCCCGCCGCCAACGCCAGCGCCAGCGCCACCGCGAGCTACGCCCCTTCCTCCGCATCCGCCGGACAG ATTGCTGGCAGCGACAGGCCTCTCTTTCCATCATTCTGTGTGCCTTCAAATGAACCTGTCCGCTCGTCCAACTCGAATGTGCGGGATGGTGGTGCTACGAGGGTAGAATCTGGGAGGCCTTCCACCCAGCTCAAGAGCAAGGACACCCATGCTGCAGGATCAACCGCTGAGTGTAGTTCACAGCGCAGAGAGAACAACACGAGGAATTCTACTGGGAAGAAGTTGACTAATGATGATGATTTTACCGTTCCTTCCGTCTTCTCTTCCGGAGTGCCTCCTcattctgctcgcgaggaagtgaGGATCCAACAGAAGTCCACGCCCTTCCCTATGTATAAGAGTGGGCCTACAATGTCCAGATCATCTGCAAAACAGTCCAGCGCTGATAAGAGGTATCTAGAAGGGGTGGATGCGTCTGACATGAGATCAAGGGACTCTCCAAGTATTAGGGACAAAGCACCAGCGAAGTCGACAGCAAACTTGTTAGAAGTTGGAGCGAGAAGTTCATCATTTAAATATTTTTCTACGGACAAGACGGGGAAAACAGATGATAAGGTTTCTTCGTACggggacaagttgactagaatgaATGTATCTGATAAGCAGCATCCTCGAACCGAGGGGCGTCAGGGTAGGACTGAGAATGCTGCCGAGTCTCAGAATGTTCCAAAAGCTGGAAATGGTGCTTCTAATATGTCGGAGAAAGGCTTAAGAGAGACTGGCGAAAAGAGAAAACGATCAACAGGACATCATGATGTGCAGAGGGATGATTTCTCGGATGATTCCTCTGTGGAATACCTGCCAGGATTGGAGATCTCTCCAGATGATGTTGTCGGTGCTATTGGTCCAAAGCATTTCTGGAAAGCAAGGAGAGCTATTGTTAA CCAGCAGCGGGTTTTTGCTGTCCAAGTATTCGAGCTGCATCGATTGATCAAA GTGCAGAAGTTGATCGCAGCATCTCCACACCTACTCATCGAAGGCGATCCGTGCCTCGGCAGCGCCCTGGTGACAAGCAAGAAGAAGCTGGCTGCAGCAAACGTGCAAAAGCAGCTTCCATCTGCTAAAAGCAAGGATGACGACGACGCACAGCTAACCCTGCAGCAGGCAGAGCATGCAGATTACTCAAGAGACAATACCGAAGGGGGAAACCAGGCCGCCTCACTATcccaagacgacgacgacgacgtggtCGAGGAGGTCCAGAACAACAACAGCCAAGCCACCGCATCAAACGGCGGCGACCCTCCTGCTGCTACCATGCCTGCCCCTCCCGACAACAAGTGGTgtgcgcctccgccaccgccgaacCAGTGGCTCGTCCCAGTCATGTCCCCATCCGAAGGGCTCGTCTACAAGCCCTATGCGGGCCCCTGCCCTCCGGCGGGGAGCTTCCTGGCCCCGTTCTACGCGAGCAGCATCCCGTCCATGCCcggggatttcatggcttctccgTACGGGATGCCGATGCCTCATCATCATCAGCCGCAGCACATGGGTGGCCCTCCGCCCATGCCCCCAATGTACTTCCCGCCTTTCAGCATGCCGGTGATGAACAACCCAGCAGTCTCAGCCTCCGCGGTGGAACAGGTGACGCGTATAGCTCCAGCACGGCCTACTGCCGAGCACGTCTCGAGGACCTCGTGCAACATGAGGAATGAGGCGGTGTCAGGCGGCGGCATCTGGAGGTTCCACCCGTCTGCCCGGGACAGCGAGCTGCAGGGGAGCAGTGCTGCCAGCAGCCCCTTCGaccgccagcagcagcagcagcagcaaggcgAGGCGAGGgctgcgccaccgccgccgcccctccccacgTCTTCAGCTGGGCCCCAGCCCTCCTCCGGCAGCAAGGAGAACCCAGCAGCCCGTGTCATCCGCGTCGTCCCGCACACCGCGCGCACCGCCTCAGAGTCGGCCGCACGCATCTTCCGGTCCATACAGATGGAGAGGCAGCAGAATGATCCGTAA